The following coding sequences lie in one Glycine max cultivar Williams 82 chromosome 19, Glycine_max_v4.0, whole genome shotgun sequence genomic window:
- the LOC100800437 gene encoding UDP-glycosyltransferase 83A1: MMRLSQKLVENGCKVIVVNTDYDHKRVVSSMGEQQHSLDESLLKFVSIPDGLGPDDDRNDMGKVGEAMMNIWPPMLEKLIEDIHLKGDNRISLIIAELCMGWALDVGTKFGIKGTLLWPASAALFALVYNLPKLIDDGIIDSDGGLTPTTKKTIHISQGMAEMDPETFFWFNMGDTVNRTTVLKYLMQCTQRLNLAEWWLCNTANELEDGPLSSIPKLVPIGPLLTSHDDTIATTKSIGQYWEEDLSCMSWLDQQPRDSVLYVAFGSFTHFDQNQFNELALGLDLTNRPFLWVVRQDNKRVYPNEFLGSKGKIVGWAPQQKVLSHPAVACFVTHCGWNSILEGLSNGVPFLCLPYVGDHIYNKTYICDELKVGLGFDSEKNGLVSRMELKRKVEHLLSDENMKSRSLELKEKVMNTIAEGGQSLENLNSFVKWVKELGSTFYA; this comes from the exons ATGATGAGACTCTCACAAAAGTTGGTCGAAAATGGATGCAAAGTCATTGTTGTGAACACAGATTACGACCACAAGCGAGTGGTGAGTTCCATGGGCGAGCAACAACATAGCCTTGATGAATCACTACTGAAGTTTGTCTCAATCCCCGATGGTTTAGGACCAGATGATGACAGAAACGATATGGGCAAGGTTGGTGAAGCTATGATGAACATCTGGCCACCTATGCTTGAGAAGCTCATAGAGGATATACATTTGAAGGGTGACAATAGAATCAGCTTAATTATTGCAGAATTGTGCATGGGATGGGCCTTGGATGTTGGGACTAAATTTGGAATCAAAGGGACCCTATTGTGGCCTGCATCAGCAGCTTTATTTGCCCTTGTATACAACCTCCCTAAGCTTATTGATGATGGGATCATAGATTCTGATGGTG GATTAACACCAACCACTAAAAAGACCATTCACATATCACAAGGTATGGCTGAGATGGACCCGGaaacctttttttggtttaatatgGGTGACACAGTAAACAGAACGACAGTACTGAAATATTTGATGCAGTGTACACAAAGACTGAATTTAGCGGAATGGTGGCTTTGCAACACCGCAAATGAACTTGAAGATGGGCCATTATCCTCTATTCCTAAGCTTGTACCAATTGGTCCATTGTTGACAAGTCATGATGATACAATTGCAACTACAAAATCAATTGGACAATATTGGGAAGAAGATCTCTCTTGCATGAGTTGGCTCGATCAACAACCTCGTGATTCTGTGTTGTATGTTGCCTTTGGTAGTTTCACTCATTTTGATCAAAACCAATTCAACGAACTAGCTCTTGGATTGGACCTCACCAATAGACCTTTTCTTTGGGTTGTGCGTCAAGACAATAAGAGGGTATACCCTAATGAATTCTTGGGAAGTAAAGGTAAGATTGTTGGTTGGGCTCCTCAACAAAAGGTGTTAAGCCACCCTGCTGTAGCATGTTTTGTCACCCATTGTGGTTGGAATTCTATCTTGGAAGGGTTGTCTAATGGGGTTCCTTTCTTGTGTTTGCCATATGTGGGAGACCACATTTATAACAAAACATATATTTGTGATGAGTTGAAGGTTGGGTTGGGCTTTGACTCAGAAAAAAATGGACTTGTGTCACGCATGGAGTTAAAAAGGAAAGTGGAGCACCTCCTTAGTGATGAGAACATGAAATCAAGGTCTCTGGAGTtgaaggagaaagtcatgaacACCATAGCCGAAGGAGGTCAATCTTTGGAGAACCTTAATAGTTTTGTCAAGTGGGTTAAAGAATTAGGATCGACATtttatgcataa